The following proteins are encoded in a genomic region of Fusarium oxysporum f. sp. lycopersici 4287 chromosome 1, whole genome shotgun sequence:
- a CDS encoding double-strand break repair protein MRE11 codes for MPEFTEADTIRILVATDNHVGYEERDPIRRDDSWRTFDEILNLARTEDVDMVLLAGDLFHDNKPSRKSLYQVMRTLRQNCLGMKPCPLEFLSDAASVFEGAFTHVNYEDPDINISIPVFSIHGNHDDPSGEGNYCSLDLLQASGLLNYYGRVPEADNIEAKPILLQKGLTKLALFGLSNVITGTLPKP; via the exons ATGCCCGAGTTCACCG AGGCGGATACCATTCGTATCCTCGTTGCGACCGACAATCATGTCGGTTATGAAGAGCGAGACCCGATTCGTAGGGATGATAGTTGGAGAACTTTCGATGAGATTTTGAACCTCGCCCGGACTGAAGAT GTCGACATGGTTCTCCTCGCTGGCGATCTCTTTCACGACAACAAACCCTCCCGAAAGTCCCTGTACCAAGTCATGCGTACACTCCGACAAAACTGCCTGGGCATGAAACCTTGTCCTCTCGAATTCCTCTCCGATGCTGCATCTGTCTTTGAAGGTGCATTCACGCATGTCAACTACGAAGATCCCGACATCAACATTTCCATTCCTGTCTTTTCGATCCATGGCAATCATGATGATCCTTCCGGTGAAGGTAACTACTGTTCGCTTGATCTTTTACAAGCGAGCGGGCTACTCAATTACTACGGCCGTGTCCCTGAGGCAGACAACATCGAGGCCAAGCCGATTCTGCTACAGAAGGGCCTTACAAAGCTTGCCCTGTTTGGGTTGAGCAATGTTATCACTGGAACCCTGCCAAAACCTTAA
- a CDS encoding double-strand break repair protein MRE11 (At least one base has a quality score < 10): MQPGSSVATSLVPGEAVQKHVAIVSVTGKDFKVDKLPLKSVRPFVTREVILAQDKRFKGLDKKKDNRQEVTRRLMEVVEEMIEEANADWEAIQTDEEALEERPLPLIRLKVEYTATEGGQFEVENPQRFSNRFVGKVANTNDVVYFYRKKTSQRKANAANPTDALEALDGADDMVKVENLVQDFLSAQSLKVLPQGPFGDAVTQFVTKDDKHAMELFVSEHLTGQVRSMLGLESDDEDLNSAMDIYRTRIEQQQASGMQTARAERKRVLKPKPATWDSDFDGSWENEPDAWTYEDEQAETSSRASAPAPAPARKTARGRAKATQQDDDMDLMDDDEPLPAPAKKPAAKRATRATKAAPAKKAPAKGRGRKAFEDSEDEEEDVIMESEEPAPPPPKTRRTAAKSTAKAPATRGAGKNTRQTKLNFSQSQKGGTQSKAVEISDDEISDDDAFEPAPATTRSTRRR, translated from the exons ATGCAGCCCGGCTCATCCGTCGCAACTTCACTGGTGCCCGGTGAGGCGGTTCAGAAGCACGTTGCTATTGTGAGCGTGACCGGCAAAGACTTCAAGGTCGACAAGCTTCCTCTCAAGAGTGTGCGTCCCTTTGTCACACGGGAAGTCATCCTTGCGCAGGACAAGCGCTTCAAAGGActtgacaagaagaaggataatCGCCAGGAAGTCACACGAAGACTGATGGAGGTGGTTGAGGAGATGATCGAGGAGGCCAATGCGGATTGGGAGGCCATCCAGACAGACGAAGAGGCTCTAGAAGAACGACCTCTTCCGCTAATTCGTCTGAAAGTGGAGTACACAGCCACGGAAGGTGGCCagtttgaggttgagaatcCCCAGAGGTTCTCAAATCGATTTGTTGGTAAGGTGGCCAACACGAATGATGTTGTCTACTTTTATCGCAAAAAGACGTCACAGC GCAAGGCGAATGCTGCCAACCCAACAGATGCTCTTGAGGCACTCGATGGTGCTGATGACATGGTCAAGGTGGAGAATCTGGTGCAAGACTTTCTGTCGGCGCAATCACTCAAGGTCCTTCCTCAAGGACCTTTTGGTGATGCTGTGACTCAATTCGTGACAAAGGATGACAAGCACGCGATGGAGCTGTTTGTTTCAGAGCACCTAACGGGACAAGTCCGATCCATGCTGGGCTTGGAGTCGGACGACGAAGACCTCAACAGTGCCATGGATATCTACCGAACAAGGatcgagcagcagcaagctaGCGGCATGCAGACAGCACGAGCGGAGAGGAAGCGAGTTCTCAAGCCAAAGCCAGCGACCTGGGACAGTGACTTTGATGGTAGCTGGGAGAATGAGCCAGATGCCTGGACATATGAGGATGAACAGGCCGAGACCTCTTCACGCGCATCTGCACCCGCACCTGCGCCAGCACGCAAGACTGCACGTGGACGAGCCAAGGCAACACAGCAAGACGATGACATGGACTTGATGGACGACGATGAACCGCTCCCTGCACCTGCGAAGAAACCAGCAGCCAAACGAGCAACACGCGCCACAAAAGCAGCACCAGCCAAAAAGGCCCCGGCAAAGGGACGAGGCCGCAAGGCATTTGAAGACagtgaagacgaggaagaagacgtgATTATGGAATCAGAAGAACCCgcacctcctccaccaaagACGCGACGAACCGCTGCGAAGAGCACCGCCAAGGCACCGGCGACTCGAGGAGCGGGTAAGAATACACGGCAGACAAAGTTGAACTTTTCACAGTCACAGAAGGGCGGTACGCAGAGTAAGGCTGTTGAGATtagcgatgatgagatttcGGATGATGATGCGTTTGAGCCGGCGCCTGCGACGACACGAAGTACGAGGAGGAGATAG
- a CDS encoding nitrilase — translation MAAAGHIRLGTASPGTQSSTSATIALIDTLAQRASSSHIDILLLPEAFIGGYPRGSSFGCEIGNRSAEGRDEFARYFDSAIDLGDTVGPGGGGAGIKWVKRQLGEEDEVRGDGSREELERIAKDTGVFIVVGCIEKAGGSLYCSVVYVCPKGGMLGKRRKVLPTGSERLIWAQGSPSTLQAVTTTIRGIRINLAAAICWENYMPLLRQSLYAQNINLYLAPTADNRDAWLGLMRTVGVEGRCFVVSSNMCVPKSTTSSETNGVRQRRGSCMTEEGFEIALPKSPSRRRRKSVFDEDGNEIVLGCDDDGTNTQPPPAKSAVSSGKAGFLSRGGSSIVSPFGDVIAGPQWEDPDGLIFADVDFRDCIRGRLDLDAAGSYSRNDAFKFSVEGLNLDPLPY, via the exons ATGGCTGCAGCTGGTCATATCCGTCTTGGAACCGCCTCCCCAGGCACCCAATCCTCCACCTCCGCTACCATCGCCCTCATCGACACCCTCGCCCAGCGCGCATCCTCATCCCACATcgacatcctcctcctccccgAGGCCTTCATCGGCGGGTATCCCCGCGGCAGCTCCTTCGGCTGTGAGATTGGTAATCGCAGTGCAGAAGGACGCGATGAATTCGCTCGTTACTTCGATTCAGCCATTGATCTCGGCGATACCGTTGGAcctggcggtggtggtgcGGGGATCAAGTGGGTGAAGAGACAGCTtggtgaggaggatgaagtccGTGGTGATGGCTCACGGGAGGAACTAGAGCGCATTGCGAAGGATACAGGTGTTTTTATCGTGGTGGGTTGTATTGAGAAAGCTGGTGGGAGCTTGTATTGCTCTGTTGTTTATGTTTGTCCCAAGGGCGGTATGCTTGGAAAGCGTCGCAAAGTCCTTCCT ACTGGCTCTGAACGCCTCATCTGGGCTCAAGGCTCCCCCAGCACGCTCCAAGCCGTAACAACCACCATCCGCGGCATACGCATCAACCTCGCCGCCGCAATCTGCTGGGAGAACTACATGCCCCTCCTGCGCCAAAGCCTCTACGCTCAAAACATCAATCTCTACCTCGCGCCTACAGCCGATAACCGCGACGCATGGCTCGGTCTCATGCGAACAGTCGGTGTTGAAGGACGCTGTTTCGTCGTCAGCAGCAACATGTGCGTTCCCAAGAGCACCACTTCCTCTGAAACAAACGGTGTGAGACAGCGTCGTGGGTCGTGTATGACAGAGGAGGGATTTGAGATTGCGCTGCCGAAATCGCCGAGTCGAAGAAGACGTAAGTCGGtgtttgatgaggatgggaaTGAGATTGTGTTGGGgtgtgatgatgatggtacGAACActcaacctcctcctgcGAAGAGCGCTGTTTCTTCTGGAAAAGCGGGGTTTCTTTCGCGTGGAGGTTCATCGATTGTTTCGCCGTTTGGAGATGTCATTGCTGGACCGCAGTGGGAGGATCCTGATGGGTTGATCTTTGCGGATGTTGATTTCCGTGATTGTATCAGGGGCcgtcttgatcttgatgcTGCGGGGAGTTATTCGCGAAACGATGCGTTCAAGTTTAGTGTTGAGGGGTTGAACTTGGATCCTCTTCCTTATTGA